In Bacillus sp. FJAT-45037, the following are encoded in one genomic region:
- a CDS encoding sensor domain-containing protein — protein MTLNNDNLDFLRLGYEYQDIVNQSPHMMIRLDEAGLCKSVNPAGEDVFDCKKEMWADQPVTTWISIDLKELFQKREEKKTEAFLVRASNLSNGFPEGEQRDFLFTCIPHTRAEKWDGFTLIEKERQGISLTYGEGERLADEDPLTRLPNRRYFMRRLEHELNSAAHKEEKLAILFIDLDRFKYVNDTLGHWFGDRVLVKMSERLSEHLPANSVIARMGGDEFIVLMPSVNTKEAPIHLTERLLMAIRKPIEMDGYEFTLTGSIGIALYPESGRDVESLLTSADTAMYRAKANGTDRVEMYDLNVNQEFYEYFRVENDLRKALERDEFELYFQPQFNVQTGELCGEEVLVRWQHPIHGTVGPGKFITIAEETGLIVPIGEWVLRTACMQKNKMLQDGYPEVPMSVNLSLKQFLQKNIVHTIEQILKETELPPKFLDLEVTESVSVDIDRTLDVLNRLIKLGVRISLDDFGTGYSSLQYVSRLPVHELKIDQSFVQSIGTDKRCEAIISMIIHLGHSLGLQVIAEGVETEMQLKFLKEVNCDFIQGYYYSKPLTANQYKDFLRE, from the coding sequence ATGACGTTAAACAATGATAATCTCGATTTTTTGAGACTGGGGTATGAGTATCAAGATATTGTTAATCAGAGCCCTCATATGATGATTCGGCTAGACGAAGCTGGCTTGTGTAAATCGGTCAATCCCGCAGGAGAAGACGTTTTTGACTGCAAGAAAGAAATGTGGGCTGATCAACCAGTAACGACATGGATTTCAATTGACTTGAAGGAACTTTTTCAAAAAAGAGAAGAGAAGAAAACAGAGGCTTTTTTAGTTAGAGCATCTAACTTGTCAAATGGCTTTCCTGAAGGGGAACAGAGGGATTTCCTTTTTACCTGTATTCCGCACACACGAGCAGAGAAATGGGATGGGTTTACACTAATCGAAAAAGAACGACAAGGGATATCACTTACGTACGGTGAAGGGGAACGTTTGGCAGATGAAGATCCCTTAACACGGTTGCCTAATCGACGTTATTTCATGCGGAGATTAGAACATGAATTAAACAGTGCCGCGCATAAGGAAGAAAAGCTTGCGATTTTGTTTATTGATCTAGATCGCTTTAAATATGTAAACGATACGTTAGGTCATTGGTTTGGAGATCGTGTTTTAGTGAAGATGTCAGAGCGTTTATCAGAACACCTTCCTGCAAATTCAGTGATCGCTCGGATGGGAGGCGATGAGTTTATCGTTTTAATGCCTTCGGTTAACACAAAAGAAGCGCCCATTCATTTAACAGAACGCCTATTAATGGCGATTCGAAAGCCGATTGAAATGGATGGGTATGAATTTACTTTAACAGGGAGCATTGGAATAGCACTCTACCCAGAAAGTGGACGAGATGTGGAATCATTATTGACATCAGCTGACACGGCCATGTATAGAGCAAAGGCAAACGGAACTGACAGAGTAGAGATGTATGATTTAAATGTAAATCAAGAGTTTTACGAATATTTCCGTGTGGAGAATGACTTAAGAAAAGCTCTAGAACGTGATGAATTTGAATTGTACTTCCAGCCTCAGTTCAATGTACAGACAGGGGAGTTATGCGGGGAAGAAGTACTCGTTCGGTGGCAGCACCCTATTCATGGCACAGTTGGACCTGGGAAATTTATAACCATTGCCGAAGAAACCGGATTGATTGTACCAATTGGAGAGTGGGTACTACGAACAGCATGCATGCAAAAGAATAAAATGCTCCAAGATGGCTATCCTGAAGTGCCCATGTCCGTGAATTTATCGTTGAAGCAGTTTCTTCAAAAAAATATCGTACACACGATAGAGCAAATTTTAAAAGAGACTGAATTGCCTCCTAAGTTTTTAGATTTGGAAGTGACAGAAAGCGTCTCTGTCGACATTGATCGAACGTTGGATGTCTTAAATCGGCTTATTAAGCTAGGGGTGAGAATTAGCTTAGATGATTTTGGTACGGGCTACAGTTCGTTGCAATATGTTAGTCGACTCCCAGTACATGAACTGAAGATAGATCAATCATTTGTTCAAAGTATTGGTACTGATAAACGATGTGAGGCCATCATTTCTATGATCATTCATTTAGGACATTCTCTCGGTTTACAGGTCATCGCTGAAGGAGTAGAAACGGAGATGCAGCTTAAGTTCTTAAAAGAAGTTAATTGTGATTTTATTCAAGGATATTATTATTCCAAACCTTTAACGGCAAATCAATATAAAGACTTTTTGCGGGAGTAA
- a CDS encoding HAD family hydrolase — MLEQYKLVIFDLDGTLYEGTDHFDYYAEHLKQKVEESQQELFDQEYSQMKAGKHPVKIGKAYDVARDLILTIDPMTLLVTEACKWDGEVLSKEETNNLYNERLSFDFESMIAIGDGWWLPFVAAKHFGVEDCYSSYIATKEFMVSSDFQLDPLPGLKEALQDLKTKTKMVLVTNSDADDVGRLLNELELTQLFEEVVTSAKKPTHTTRIFNELIEKYQVNEKDVISIGDNFINDVAPAILQGMQGVYIHPKREKITNKSVQVVSTVLECFPKS, encoded by the coding sequence ATGCTTGAACAGTATAAACTTGTGATATTTGATTTAGACGGTACTTTATATGAAGGAACCGATCATTTCGATTATTATGCAGAGCATCTAAAGCAAAAGGTAGAAGAAAGTCAACAAGAACTCTTTGATCAAGAATATAGTCAGATGAAAGCAGGGAAGCATCCTGTAAAAATCGGGAAAGCTTATGATGTAGCGCGTGATTTGATTTTAACGATAGACCCGATGACTCTTCTTGTCACAGAAGCATGCAAGTGGGACGGAGAAGTTCTCTCTAAAGAAGAAACAAACAATCTTTACAATGAAAGACTTTCGTTTGATTTTGAATCGATGATTGCAATCGGAGACGGATGGTGGTTACCGTTTGTTGCTGCGAAGCATTTTGGTGTGGAAGATTGCTATAGTAGCTACATCGCAACAAAAGAGTTTATGGTATCTAGTGATTTTCAATTAGATCCATTGCCGGGTTTAAAAGAAGCGTTGCAAGACCTGAAAACGAAAACGAAGATGGTTCTTGTCACAAATAGTGATGCTGATGATGTTGGGCGTCTTTTAAACGAATTGGAGTTAACTCAGTTATTTGAAGAGGTTGTGACATCGGCTAAAAAACCGACTCATACAACACGTATATTTAATGAATTGATCGAAAAATATCAGGTCAATGAAAAAGATGTGATCTCTATTGGTGATAACTTTATTAATGATGTTGCACCAGCTATTTTGCAAGGGATGCAAGGAGTTTACATTCATCCTAAGCGAGAAAAAATAACGAATAAGAGCGTACAAGTAGTTTCTACAGTTCTAGAGTGTTTCCCGAAAAGCTAA
- a CDS encoding phosphate/phosphite/phosphonate ABC transporter substrate-binding protein, producing the protein MKKLLMVLLMLMLAIALAACGSSEEEAPATDSEPAEETTDETTDEAAGDSEDAASEDMPDKLVMGFVPSQDSDKIADTVAPLADRLSEELGIEVEGRVLTNYTALVEAMGNDQVHIGFIPAFGYVLATERYDNVEAILKSVRHGSSTYRAQYTVRADSGIESIEDLEGKVWAFPDNVSTSGYLFPAAQLMDEYGVTNVEDFFSDMIQAGSHDNALITVLEGDADVATTFEDARTAIEADYPEAMEELVQLDFTADIPNDTISANTNMPASLVDQIREAFLSFNDDEEMLTIMDDVYNWTGIDEASDSDYDVVRSTYEKFKDDGAISLD; encoded by the coding sequence ATGAAGAAATTACTTATGGTACTACTTATGCTTATGCTAGCAATTGCGTTAGCAGCATGTGGTTCAAGTGAAGAAGAAGCTCCGGCAACTGATTCAGAGCCAGCAGAAGAGACAACAGACGAGACAACAGACGAAGCAGCAGGAGACAGTGAAGATGCTGCATCTGAAGATATGCCAGATAAACTTGTTATGGGATTTGTTCCATCTCAAGATTCAGACAAAATCGCTGATACTGTTGCACCACTAGCGGATCGTCTTTCTGAAGAGCTTGGAATTGAAGTTGAAGGACGCGTTCTTACTAACTACACTGCTTTAGTTGAAGCAATGGGAAATGACCAAGTTCACATCGGTTTCATCCCAGCTTTCGGTTACGTACTTGCTACAGAGCGTTATGATAACGTTGAAGCAATCTTAAAATCAGTTCGTCATGGTTCTTCTACGTACCGTGCACAGTACACAGTAAGAGCTGATTCAGGAATCGAGTCTATCGAAGATCTTGAAGGCAAAGTTTGGGCTTTCCCAGACAACGTTTCAACAAGTGGATACCTATTCCCAGCAGCACAACTTATGGATGAGTACGGCGTGACTAATGTTGAAGATTTCTTCTCTGACATGATTCAAGCTGGTTCTCATGATAATGCTCTAATTACCGTTCTTGAAGGCGATGCAGATGTTGCTACAACATTCGAAGATGCTCGTACTGCTATTGAAGCGGATTACCCAGAAGCAATGGAAGAATTAGTACAACTTGATTTCACTGCTGATATTCCAAATGACACAATCAGTGCTAACACTAACATGCCAGCTTCTTTAGTCGATCAGATTCGTGAAGCATTCCTTTCATTCAATGACGATGAAGAAATGTTAACAATCATGGACGATGTTTATAACTGGACTGGAATTGATGAAGCATCTGATAGTGATTACGACGTTGTTCGTAGCACATATGAGAAGTTCAAAGACGATGGTGCTATTTCTTTAGACTAA
- the phnC gene encoding phosphonate ABC transporter ATP-binding protein has product MIEFKNTSLVYPNGNKGLKNINLKINEGEFVVIVGLSGAGKSTLIRSMNRLVTPTEGELLIDDENILSFNQKNLRELRTKVGMIFQNYNLVKRSTVMKNVISGRLGHTGTLKSLLGMYSKEDLELAHRSLERVNIAEKMHQRSDQLSGGQQQRVAIARVLTQQPKIILADEPVASLDPPTSHQVMTYLRKVNQEDNITTIVNLHFIDMAMEYADRIIGMRAGEVVFDGPVSDVSEQTFEEIYGRKIREDDLVGGQEDE; this is encoded by the coding sequence ATGATTGAATTCAAAAATACTTCTTTAGTATATCCAAACGGTAATAAAGGTTTAAAAAATATTAACCTCAAGATTAATGAAGGTGAGTTTGTCGTCATTGTGGGATTATCAGGTGCAGGTAAATCGACCCTCATTCGCAGTATGAATCGCCTTGTTACTCCTACAGAAGGCGAACTCTTAATTGACGATGAGAACATTTTATCTTTTAACCAGAAAAATCTTCGTGAGTTACGCACTAAAGTCGGGATGATCTTTCAAAACTATAATCTCGTAAAACGTTCAACTGTCATGAAAAACGTGATATCAGGACGCCTTGGGCACACCGGTACATTGAAAAGCCTTTTAGGAATGTATTCAAAAGAAGATTTAGAACTAGCTCACCGTAGCCTTGAACGTGTAAACATCGCTGAAAAAATGCACCAACGTTCTGATCAATTAAGTGGTGGTCAACAACAACGTGTAGCAATCGCACGTGTATTAACACAGCAACCTAAAATTATTCTTGCTGATGAGCCAGTAGCGAGCCTTGATCCCCCTACTTCTCACCAAGTAATGACGTACCTACGTAAAGTTAACCAAGAAGACAATATTACAACGATTGTCAATTTGCACTTTATTGATATGGCGATGGAATATGCAGACCGTATTATCGGTATGCGTGCAGGTGAAGTCGTATTTGATGGTCCTGTTAGTGATGTGTCTGAACAGACATTTGAAGAGATCTATGGCCGAAAAATACGAGAGGATGACCTTGTAGGGGGTCAAGAAGATGAATAA
- the phnE gene encoding phosphonate ABC transporter, permease protein PhnE, translating to MNNHTNVGLYSNRAKRQMTIILVAIIGLYIYTSVATQSSILNFIDGWSGFERVGKDLFPPNWSYASQVWEYLAETVQMAIIATTFAAIASVPIFLLSAANLFPNKWIHQPVRLLMNVLRTIPDILLAVIFVGIFGVGVFPGIMALFIFSLGILAKLMYETIESIDLNPLEAIRASGGNTLQVIWYAVMPQVLPQFVSFGLYVFEVNVRASVVLGFVGAGGIGLLLQQQVSFFNYPRVMTIIIIIFIAVVIIDYISNKIRERLV from the coding sequence ATGAATAATCATACAAATGTAGGACTGTATTCAAATCGAGCGAAACGTCAGATGACGATAATTTTAGTAGCTATTATTGGTTTATATATTTATACCTCAGTCGCTACACAGTCTTCTATCCTAAATTTCATTGATGGATGGTCTGGATTTGAAAGAGTAGGGAAAGATCTCTTTCCTCCAAACTGGAGCTACGCCTCGCAAGTGTGGGAGTATTTAGCAGAGACGGTTCAAATGGCAATCATTGCTACAACGTTTGCAGCAATTGCCAGTGTTCCGATCTTTTTATTATCAGCAGCTAATCTATTTCCGAATAAATGGATTCACCAACCAGTACGTCTCCTTATGAACGTCCTGCGTACAATTCCTGATATTTTACTAGCTGTTATTTTTGTTGGTATTTTTGGAGTTGGTGTATTTCCAGGTATTATGGCCTTATTCATTTTCTCATTAGGTATTTTAGCGAAGTTAATGTACGAAACAATTGAATCGATCGATTTAAATCCATTAGAAGCGATTCGTGCTTCAGGTGGTAATACCCTTCAAGTCATTTGGTATGCCGTCATGCCGCAAGTACTTCCACAGTTCGTTTCATTTGGTCTGTATGTATTTGAAGTAAATGTACGTGCATCTGTTGTACTAGGATTCGTTGGTGCTGGGGGAATTGGGTTATTGCTTCAACAGCAAGTTAGTTTCTTCAACTACCCACGCGTGATGACGATTATCATCATCATCTTTATTGCAGTTGTAATCATTGATTACATCAGTAATAAAATAAGGGAGAGACTCGTCTAA
- the phnE gene encoding phosphonate ABC transporter, permease protein PhnE, which produces MEQKLTINKKRTTKQWIQLSIIAIAVIALYVWTFVGIDIRWARVFSERTIDNFSRVIPQLFSPDWSAFGKVMELMWETLQMAYTGTLLAAILAIPFGFFAASNMVKSKFLNTFSKWVLDGIRAFPELVLALMFVAAVGPVPFAGVLAIAIGSIGMLGKLYCEVIESIDMNVVEALEANGANKLQVLVYGIIPQIIPEFLSYAIYRFEIDIRASTILGIIGAGGIGTLITIATQNRNWDEVGMILLVIIVVVTIIDTLSAMIRKRIV; this is translated from the coding sequence ATGGAACAAAAATTAACGATTAACAAAAAAAGAACGACAAAGCAGTGGATTCAATTAAGTATCATTGCAATTGCCGTCATCGCTTTATATGTATGGACTTTTGTCGGTATTGACATTAGATGGGCTCGTGTGTTCAGTGAACGTACAATTGATAATTTCTCACGAGTTATTCCACAATTATTTTCTCCTGACTGGTCTGCATTCGGAAAGGTTATGGAGCTAATGTGGGAAACGTTACAGATGGCTTACACTGGTACGCTACTCGCAGCTATTCTTGCTATTCCATTCGGCTTTTTTGCCGCTAGTAATATGGTTAAAAGTAAATTCTTAAATACATTTTCTAAATGGGTGCTTGATGGCATTCGTGCCTTTCCAGAGCTTGTACTTGCGTTAATGTTCGTTGCAGCGGTTGGACCTGTTCCTTTTGCTGGGGTACTAGCTATTGCGATTGGCTCGATCGGTATGTTAGGTAAACTTTATTGTGAAGTCATTGAATCGATCGATATGAACGTTGTTGAAGCTCTCGAAGCAAACGGAGCAAACAAATTACAAGTTCTCGTTTATGGAATTATTCCACAGATTATTCCTGAGTTCTTATCGTATGCTATCTATCGTTTTGAAATTGATATTCGTGCATCGACCATTCTTGGTATTATTGGTGCAGGTGGTATCGGTACACTTATTACTATTGCCACTCAAAACCGTAACTGGGATGAAGTTGGGATGATCTTACTTGTGATCATCGTTGTTGTCACAATCATTGATACACTTAGTGCAATGATTCGTAAGCGAATTGTTTAA
- a CDS encoding UvrD-helicase domain-containing protein: MDFNSAQKKAIENKHPLVVISAGAGSGKTRVLTERIMYILEKAYHEPSSSLGATIEELAAITFTEKAAREMKDRVRKRLAKKELEALTTEEADYWKTQKELVERALISTFHSFCQQLLGQHAMAANLPPTIRIIDEVEARQLKRETIKTLMQNIEFTSVANEFFQYMSKDQLISVIEEIHANISELVVGEEAITQLDPDQMLEKQTEAMIMKQQERVSQFHHEAQRLVREFPSGEDLTKAQQAHVERLIEAFQAQASPTTPNQYIAWLQDIMPKRTDKKWEETVPALYELFEEHWKPLKEDWKSIGGEVEIDEVAQELLGKFVSLLGQFHLRYKKEKDKLGVVDFSDLQQKAVALLEIDHVKKSCQQQYKHMLIDEFQDTNRLQLEMLNRIQPVYRFIVGDTKQSIYRFRGANVRLMNELEKEASEQTHADAIDMNINYRTCRPIIQGINELFSSAMSQEITESFQTRYTALEADRESEDAEKLIELIVLPEDEDETDEINLYDQLASRVTEMVRSGKPRIMRSEEWQAPMFKDIAVLIPARTNLLKLERALSKKQIPYTVYGGIGFYDRQEVIDVLALLRWLNRPFEDSHLLAILRSPLIGLTMNDFLTISEEKEESQSYSEFMYNWSEGEWVAPNHIKEALKTIQAWVNRYVPLSAAESMSDVIYQLLVDIGFIHSILVETNGLQKVKNVEKILSMIDQYQALTLEELLQMIDERMALSDKEGEAEMERSEGNALHIMTVHASKGLEFPIVCLPQLERPVRGDSGKIRFHPQLGLVMNVEEEAEQLGEKKIQRATPGYELVKDESSQEAEEEAKRLFYVATTRAKDYLFMIGKEPGAKKSWLHLVDEAKKTSGLEQYVIEASHIPEQAAHQPTVEIYHKAPISSQKEVLLPLSVSEIMTFMEDPNEYYDRYILGIQDTRWHRERQEESTDRKNAIDPTLLGTIVHRACELRDYGFQTEAAIYEALLLVEDLPQKEHYLDEIKKLMEAYSDEQKEALGRPVANEWSFAVELAGAEVIGEIDKVVRRDGLLHLIDFKTNQVHKAGREWLKKYDVQLHLYKMAYENVTGMEISSMSLYLLRDQEQPIHAFNDNPEKTQHILDAITKLVYLKKTALTRDEFLAYT; this comes from the coding sequence ATGGATTTTAATTCAGCACAAAAAAAAGCAATTGAAAATAAACACCCTCTTGTCGTCATTTCAGCCGGTGCAGGATCAGGAAAGACACGCGTCCTAACAGAGCGAATCATGTATATTTTAGAGAAGGCTTATCATGAACCAAGCTCTTCTTTAGGGGCAACGATTGAAGAACTAGCAGCCATTACTTTCACTGAAAAAGCAGCTCGTGAGATGAAAGACCGTGTGAGGAAGAGATTAGCGAAAAAAGAATTAGAGGCATTGACGACAGAAGAAGCTGATTATTGGAAGACGCAAAAAGAACTAGTAGAGCGTGCATTAATTTCTACTTTTCATAGCTTCTGTCAACAGCTGTTAGGTCAGCATGCTATGGCAGCTAATCTCCCCCCGACCATCCGAATCATTGATGAGGTTGAAGCAAGACAGTTAAAAAGAGAGACGATAAAAACGTTAATGCAAAATATCGAATTCACCTCGGTAGCAAATGAGTTTTTCCAATATATGAGTAAAGATCAGTTGATCTCGGTTATTGAAGAGATTCATGCAAATATTTCTGAATTAGTAGTGGGCGAGGAAGCCATCACTCAACTCGACCCAGATCAAATGCTAGAGAAACAAACCGAAGCAATGATTATGAAACAACAAGAGAGAGTTTCTCAATTTCATCATGAGGCCCAGAGGTTAGTAAGAGAGTTTCCGAGCGGAGAAGATTTAACGAAAGCGCAACAAGCTCATGTGGAACGACTTATTGAAGCTTTTCAGGCCCAAGCTTCACCCACAACACCAAACCAGTATATCGCATGGCTCCAAGACATTATGCCAAAGCGTACCGACAAGAAATGGGAAGAAACGGTTCCTGCTTTATACGAATTATTTGAAGAACATTGGAAGCCATTAAAAGAAGATTGGAAAAGCATTGGTGGAGAGGTTGAAATAGACGAAGTTGCCCAAGAATTATTGGGAAAATTTGTCTCACTGCTTGGTCAATTCCATCTTCGTTATAAAAAAGAAAAAGATAAACTTGGTGTTGTTGACTTTAGTGACCTCCAGCAAAAAGCGGTTGCTCTTTTAGAAATTGATCATGTGAAAAAATCGTGCCAACAACAGTACAAGCATATGTTAATTGATGAATTTCAAGATACGAATCGATTACAACTAGAGATGTTAAACAGAATTCAACCTGTTTACCGTTTTATAGTAGGAGACACCAAACAGTCGATCTATCGTTTTCGCGGAGCTAATGTTCGTTTAATGAATGAACTCGAAAAAGAAGCCAGTGAACAAACGCACGCTGATGCAATCGATATGAACATCAATTATCGAACGTGTAGACCAATCATTCAAGGCATCAATGAACTCTTTTCAAGTGCGATGTCACAAGAGATCACCGAAAGTTTTCAAACGCGATACACAGCATTAGAGGCAGATCGAGAGAGTGAGGATGCTGAGAAATTAATCGAGCTAATTGTATTGCCAGAAGATGAGGACGAAACGGATGAAATCAACCTGTATGACCAACTGGCAAGCCGAGTCACAGAGATGGTACGTAGTGGTAAGCCCCGAATCATGCGGAGTGAAGAGTGGCAAGCCCCGATGTTTAAAGACATCGCCGTCCTCATTCCTGCAAGAACCAATCTGTTGAAATTAGAGCGAGCGTTATCGAAAAAACAAATTCCCTATACGGTGTACGGAGGAATTGGTTTCTACGACCGTCAAGAGGTGATTGATGTTCTTGCTCTTTTAAGGTGGTTAAATCGGCCATTTGAAGATAGTCATTTGCTTGCTATCTTGCGTAGTCCGCTTATCGGTCTAACGATGAATGACTTCCTCACAATCTCTGAAGAAAAGGAAGAAAGTCAAAGTTATTCTGAGTTTATGTACAATTGGTCGGAAGGGGAGTGGGTAGCACCGAATCACATCAAGGAAGCTCTTAAGACGATTCAAGCGTGGGTAAACCGCTATGTGCCATTATCAGCAGCCGAATCGATGTCAGATGTGATTTATCAATTATTAGTAGACATAGGTTTTATTCATAGCATCCTAGTCGAAACAAATGGTCTACAAAAGGTGAAGAACGTCGAGAAAATCTTATCGATGATTGATCAATACCAAGCCTTGACATTAGAAGAACTTTTGCAAATGATTGATGAGAGAATGGCTCTGAGCGATAAAGAAGGGGAGGCGGAGATGGAGCGGTCAGAAGGAAATGCTCTTCATATTATGACCGTCCATGCTTCTAAGGGGCTTGAATTTCCTATTGTTTGCTTGCCACAACTTGAGAGACCTGTTCGTGGAGATTCGGGCAAGATTCGTTTTCATCCACAGCTCGGTCTGGTCATGAATGTAGAAGAAGAAGCTGAACAACTCGGAGAAAAGAAAATACAAAGAGCGACACCAGGTTATGAGCTTGTTAAAGATGAATCGAGTCAAGAGGCTGAAGAAGAAGCGAAACGGTTATTTTATGTAGCAACCACTCGGGCGAAAGACTATTTGTTTATGATTGGAAAAGAGCCAGGAGCGAAAAAGTCTTGGTTGCATTTAGTGGATGAGGCGAAAAAAACGAGTGGTCTCGAGCAATACGTCATAGAAGCATCACATATTCCTGAGCAAGCGGCTCATCAACCAACTGTGGAAATCTATCATAAAGCGCCCATCTCTTCTCAGAAAGAAGTTCTCTTGCCGCTTTCTGTCTCGGAAATTATGACCTTCATGGAGGACCCGAATGAATACTATGATCGATACATCTTAGGTATTCAGGATACGAGGTGGCATAGAGAGCGGCAAGAGGAATCGACTGATCGAAAGAACGCGATTGATCCTACGTTGCTTGGGACCATTGTTCATCGTGCATGTGAGCTCCGAGACTATGGATTTCAGACCGAAGCGGCCATTTATGAGGCATTGCTCCTAGTAGAAGACCTCCCGCAAAAAGAACATTATTTAGATGAAATCAAAAAGCTGATGGAAGCGTATAGTGATGAACAAAAGGAAGCCTTAGGTAGGCCAGTTGCCAATGAATGGTCCTTCGCTGTAGAGTTAGCTGGAGCAGAAGTCATTGGAGAAATAGATAAAGTTGTAAGAAGAGATGGATTGCTTCATTTAATAGACTTCAAAACGAATCAAGTTCATAAGGCTGGGCGAGAATGGTTAAAAAAGTATGACGTGCAACTACATTTGTATAAGATGGCGTATGAAAACGTGACAGGAATGGAGATTTCCTCTATGTCTCTTTATTTATTGCGTGATCAGGAGCAGCCAATCCATGCATTTAACGATAACCCTGAAAAAACACAACATATTCTTGATGCTATTACAAAGTTAGTTTATTTGAAAAAGACTGCTTTAACTCGTGATGAGTTTCTAGCCTACACATAA